Genomic segment of Candidatus Rokuibacteriota bacterium:
TGAGAACGGGCGCGTCGGCCGTCGCTACTTCTCCTTAAGGAAGCTCTGGCCTTTGAGGAACGCCTGGAGCGCGGATTTCACGCGCGGGTTCTTCCCCAGCAGCACCGTGTAGTGGTTGGTCTTCGGCACCACGACCAGCTTCGATTTCGGAATGGCGCGGGACATCGCCACCGCTTCAGCCTGCGTCATCAGGCAATCCGTCTGCGTCAGCAGGCCGTCGGGCGCGCGGAAGATCAGCGTCGGGCACTTGACCTGGTGGTGGTAGACCCAGAGGCGCTCGCGCTGGAGGTTCGCCAGCTCTTCCGAGATGGCGCTCTTGGAGGCCTTGGAGCGGACGGCGCCCGAGGGCAGGGTCTCGACGTCGTAGCGGAAGTAGCGCTCGAGGTAGTCGTTCCAGCGGCCGGTGAACATCGGCAGGCTGCGGATGATCCCGAGGAAGGCGTCGAGCGAGGGGAACTCGACGCCGAGCCGGTTGATGGCGGGGCCGAGCGA
This window contains:
- a CDS encoding alpha/beta hydrolase produces the protein MPRVPADGVSLAVHEWPGTGPAIVCIHGLTANHVCWLSMVDLLAAKYRLIGYDLRGRGDSDKPPAGYSLDQHGRDLLALLDHFGLKKAVLMGHSLGAHIALKFAVAHPQRVSKLILVDGGIDVRAEIIDSLGPAINRLGVEFPSLDAFLGIIRSLPMFTGRWNDYLERYFRYDVETLPSGAVRSKASKSAISEELANLQRERLWVYHHQVKCPTLIFRAPDGLLTQTDCLMTQAEAVAMSRAIPKSKLVVVPKTNHYTVLLGKNPRVKSALQAFLKGQSFLKEK